A single region of the Syntrophotaleaceae bacterium genome encodes:
- a CDS encoding lipoprotein-releasing ABC transporter permease subunit, whose protein sequence is MGYEWFISLRYLRAKRKQTFISVISFISIAGVTLGVAALIVVLAIMTGFHDGVRQQILGNVPHVLVQRQGGNIADYPALVDDIREASPHVVAVTPFVAKEAMLLARNNVAAVNVKGVEKGNKIFRQSFLTEDGADVQQALFGGGSGLPGIVIGLDTAATLGVSVGDKVNVIPPMFTITPFGLIPKMKPFRVAGILNRQGGFLDTFYAYIPLRSAQEFFDASGEVSGIEIEVSSFDQATVVTGQLREILGFPLVVRSWQDLFGSFLSALKLEKLGLFIVLGIIVLVAAFNIATTLIMVVMEKHKDIAILRSMGAKARSIMKIFVFEGLVIGTLGTGLGALLGVVLAKQADPIIKGLERMLSIRIFDQAVYGMDKFPSVVNPEDVIAVVIVAMVICLLATIYPAWRASRMDPGEALRYE, encoded by the coding sequence ATGGGCTACGAGTGGTTCATAAGTCTGCGCTATCTGCGGGCCAAGAGGAAACAGACCTTCATTTCGGTCATCTCCTTCATCTCCATCGCCGGTGTGACCCTCGGGGTGGCCGCCCTGATTGTGGTCCTCGCGATCATGACCGGGTTTCACGACGGCGTCCGGCAGCAGATTCTGGGCAATGTCCCCCATGTGCTGGTGCAGCGCCAGGGGGGGAACATCGCCGATTATCCCGCTCTGGTGGATGACATCCGCGAAGCCTCCCCGCATGTTGTCGCCGTGACCCCCTTCGTGGCCAAGGAAGCCATGCTGCTGGCCCGAAACAACGTGGCGGCGGTCAACGTCAAGGGGGTGGAGAAGGGCAACAAGATATTCCGGCAGTCCTTCCTCACCGAAGATGGCGCCGACGTGCAGCAGGCCCTGTTCGGTGGCGGGAGCGGTCTGCCCGGTATCGTCATCGGGCTGGACACGGCCGCCACCCTGGGCGTTTCCGTCGGCGACAAGGTTAACGTCATCCCCCCCATGTTCACCATCACCCCCTTCGGGCTCATCCCCAAGATGAAACCCTTCAGGGTGGCCGGCATTCTGAATAGGCAGGGCGGGTTCCTCGATACCTTCTATGCCTATATCCCCCTTCGCTCGGCGCAGGAGTTCTTCGATGCCTCCGGTGAGGTCAGCGGCATCGAAATCGAGGTGTCCTCCTTCGATCAGGCCACAGTAGTGACCGGACAATTGCGGGAGATCCTGGGTTTTCCTCTTGTCGTGCGCTCCTGGCAGGACCTGTTCGGGTCCTTTCTGTCCGCGCTCAAACTGGAAAAACTGGGACTGTTCATCGTCCTGGGCATCATCGTGCTGGTTGCCGCCTTCAACATCGCCACCACCCTGATCATGGTGGTTATGGAAAAGCACAAGGATATAGCGATTCTCCGGTCCATGGGCGCCAAGGCCCGTAGCATCATGAAAATATTCGTTTTCGAGGGACTCGTCATCGGCACCCTCGGTACCGGGCTCGGAGCCCTGCTCGGCGTGGTGCTGGCAAAGCAGGCGGATCCCATCATCAAGGGGCTGGAGCGGATGCTGTCGATAAGGATTTTCGACCAGGCGGTCTACGGCATGGACAAATTTCCTTCCGTGGTCAACCCGGAGGACGTGATAGCCGTCGTCATTGTCGCCATGGTCATCTGCCTGTTGGCGACGATCTATCCCGCCTGGCGTGCCTCCCGCATGGACCCGGGAGAAGCATTGAGGTATGAGTGA
- a CDS encoding ABC transporter ATP-binding protein: MIEVVDLNKSFVSGQRRVDVLKDVNLQIAAGERVAVVGASGAGKTTLMHILGGLDRPGTGSVRYDGRDIFSLKGEVLDNFRNQTIGFVFQFHQLLPEFTALENTMLPALIAGKSQRQAAEPARRLLQEVGLGARLSHKPGELSGGEQQRVAIARALVMEPQVLLADEPTGNLDSGTSDEIYNLLREVHGARRLTMVIVTHSTTLAERLDRIIPMEDGRVVEFQSRKGLR; encoded by the coding sequence ATGATCGAAGTCGTCGATTTGAATAAAAGTTTCGTCAGCGGCCAGCGCCGGGTTGATGTGCTGAAGGACGTCAACCTGCAGATTGCTGCGGGAGAGCGCGTCGCCGTGGTCGGTGCTTCAGGAGCGGGCAAGACGACACTCATGCATATTCTGGGAGGTCTGGACCGGCCCGGGACCGGCAGCGTCCGTTACGATGGGCGGGATATTTTTTCACTGAAGGGCGAGGTTCTCGACAACTTCCGGAACCAGACCATCGGATTCGTCTTTCAGTTTCATCAGCTGCTGCCGGAATTCACCGCTCTGGAAAACACCATGCTGCCTGCCCTGATTGCCGGGAAATCCCAGCGGCAGGCAGCAGAGCCGGCTCGGCGGCTGCTGCAAGAAGTGGGACTGGGAGCGCGGCTTTCCCACAAGCCCGGGGAGCTGTCCGGAGGAGAACAGCAGCGGGTGGCCATCGCCCGGGCTCTGGTCATGGAGCCACAGGTTCTGCTGGCCGACGAACCCACGGGAAATCTGGACAGCGGCACTTCCGACGAAATCTACAATCTGCTGCGGGAGGTGCATGGGGCCCGCAGGCTGACCATGGTCATCGTCACCCACAGCACCACCCTGGCCGAACGCCTTGATCGCATCATTCCCATGGAGGACGGCCGGGTGGTCGAGTTCCAATCCCGAAAGGGCCTGCGGTAA
- the bamA gene encoding outer membrane protein assembly factor BamA, which produces MPRLLVLLFLLVMLVPQSLAARFYQVENLDIEGNKRVEEGYIKSLLSVKPGGAVSTEEIDQDIRTLFATGRFEDVAAEIVERNGQNILVYRVEERPLLREVVFSGNSEIKTDKLGELINAKGVNFFRPQLLDVWINTIKRAYVEEGYYATQVEPQVDVNQRNEATVTLAIDEGEQVFVEEIRFEGNTVFSDKEIKKALLTKEKWFLSFITGRGAYKEDMLAVDQDIIADLYYNQGYIQVKVKKPLVTLQDDQESMDILFEIEEGRQFRIGDVGIQGDLLLPREELMTRLTLQPGEVFSRKELRENIAKLTDLYADEGYAFVNVTPQTEVQEEAQRIDVTFEVEQGLRVIIGNISISGNTRTRDKVLRREMLLAEGDFYSAGKMKSSRRRINNLGFFEEVNLTTSRGANERFMDIEIDVKEKPTGSFSVGAGFSSVDGLMMQGSLSQDNFLGRALRFDLAASLGGRSTTYRLGLLDPYFLDKNLGLGGDIYKTEREWTDFERKATGGDIKLQIPLTENLKSFFVYRYEDKEIKDVDEDASELIKSEEGKSSLSSISASLTRNTTDYRPDPTTGNITELSIEFAGLGGSERFVKYIADHRYFYPLPFWSLVFSARGQIGYIQEMGGRDIPLDERFFLGGLSSLRGFESREVGPRDDETGDFYGGNKEAFLNLELIFPLVKEMNMKGVVFFDAGNAWGTEEDFFDELRYSVGAGVRWNSPMGPLRFEWGYNLDPKDYEESSVFDFSVGRMF; this is translated from the coding sequence ATGCCCAGGTTGTTGGTGTTATTGTTTTTGCTGGTGATGCTTGTGCCGCAATCCCTTGCGGCCCGTTTCTATCAGGTGGAAAATCTCGACATCGAGGGAAACAAGCGGGTCGAAGAGGGGTATATCAAGTCCCTGTTGTCGGTTAAACCGGGGGGAGCCGTTTCCACCGAAGAGATCGACCAGGACATACGGACCCTTTTTGCCACTGGCCGGTTCGAGGATGTGGCCGCGGAAATCGTCGAACGGAACGGGCAGAACATACTGGTCTACAGGGTGGAGGAGAGACCTCTGCTGCGGGAGGTGGTATTTTCCGGCAACAGTGAAATCAAGACCGACAAGCTCGGCGAACTGATCAATGCCAAGGGCGTCAATTTTTTTCGTCCGCAGCTGCTCGACGTCTGGATCAACACCATCAAACGGGCCTATGTCGAGGAAGGCTATTATGCCACCCAGGTAGAGCCCCAGGTCGACGTCAACCAGAGAAACGAGGCCACCGTGACTCTGGCCATCGACGAAGGGGAGCAGGTCTTCGTCGAGGAGATCCGTTTCGAGGGAAATACGGTTTTTTCCGACAAGGAGATCAAGAAGGCACTTCTCACCAAGGAAAAGTGGTTCCTTTCCTTCATCACCGGCCGGGGTGCCTACAAGGAGGACATGCTGGCCGTCGATCAGGATATCATCGCCGACCTCTACTACAATCAGGGGTATATCCAGGTCAAGGTCAAAAAGCCTCTGGTCACGCTGCAGGACGATCAGGAATCGATGGATATTCTGTTCGAGATCGAGGAAGGCCGGCAGTTCCGTATCGGCGATGTCGGAATCCAGGGAGATCTGCTGCTTCCCAGGGAGGAGCTGATGACCCGCCTGACCCTGCAACCGGGAGAAGTGTTCAGTCGCAAAGAACTGCGGGAAAACATCGCCAAACTCACCGATCTCTACGCTGATGAGGGATACGCCTTCGTCAACGTGACCCCACAAACTGAAGTTCAGGAGGAAGCCCAGAGGATCGATGTCACCTTTGAGGTCGAGCAGGGCTTGCGCGTGATTATCGGGAATATCAGCATTTCGGGGAATACTCGCACCCGCGACAAGGTGCTTCGCCGGGAGATGCTGTTGGCGGAAGGCGATTTCTACAGCGCCGGAAAAATGAAGTCCAGCCGGCGCCGGATCAATAACCTCGGTTTTTTCGAGGAGGTCAATCTGACCACCAGCCGCGGGGCCAATGAACGGTTTATGGATATCGAAATCGACGTCAAGGAAAAGCCGACCGGCAGCTTCAGTGTGGGCGCCGGCTTCTCCTCCGTCGACGGCTTGATGATGCAGGGTTCCCTGTCCCAGGACAATTTCCTCGGTCGTGCCCTGCGTTTCGATCTGGCCGCCTCCCTCGGTGGCCGCAGCACCACCTATCGCCTTGGCCTGCTCGATCCCTATTTTCTTGACAAAAACCTCGGTCTGGGGGGCGATATCTACAAAACCGAACGGGAGTGGACCGATTTCGAGCGTAAAGCTACCGGTGGAGACATCAAGCTCCAGATTCCGCTCACTGAAAACCTCAAGAGCTTTTTCGTCTATCGGTACGAGGACAAGGAAATCAAGGATGTCGACGAGGATGCCTCCGAACTGATCAAAAGTGAGGAAGGAAAGAGTAGCCTGTCCTCCATCAGCGCGTCCCTGACCCGCAATACAACCGATTATCGACCGGACCCCACAACCGGGAACATTACCGAACTGTCCATCGAGTTCGCCGGGCTGGGCGGATCGGAGCGTTTCGTCAAATACATCGCCGACCACCGGTATTTCTATCCCCTGCCTTTCTGGAGTCTGGTTTTTTCCGCGCGCGGGCAGATCGGTTATATCCAGGAAATGGGCGGCAGGGACATTCCCCTCGACGAGCGGTTCTTCCTTGGTGGGCTCAGCTCTCTGCGCGGTTTCGAGTCTCGTGAAGTCGGTCCTCGTGACGATGAGACGGGTGACTTCTATGGCGGCAACAAGGAAGCTTTTCTCAATCTGGAACTGATCTTCCCCCTGGTGAAGGAGATGAATATGAAGGGGGTGGTCTTTTTCGACGCCGGCAATGCCTGGGGGACCGAGGAAGATTTTTTTGACGAATTACGTTACAGTGTCGGCGCCGGAGTTCGGTGGAACAGTCCGATGGGTCCATTGCGCTTCGAATGGGGATACAATCTCGATCCCAAGGACTACGAAGAGTCTTCCGTTTTCGATTTTTCCGTCGGAAGAATGTTCTGA
- a CDS encoding OmpH family outer membrane protein, whose amino-acid sequence MRKVLGSIVALLLLVAAPVSAAELKIGYIDLQKALNLSEAGKVAKSQIAEKVKKFQGTIESRQNELKKLNQEMEKQKMVLSAEAKAEKERDYQQKIKDYQRFAKDAQEELQQEDAQATRSILEDLFKVVKDIGNKGKYTMILEKTESSVLYADDAINLTDEVIAAYNKVYKKGK is encoded by the coding sequence ATGCGAAAAGTGCTTGGTTCCATCGTCGCCCTTCTGCTTCTGGTCGCGGCTCCGGTTTCCGCCGCCGAGTTGAAGATCGGTTATATCGATCTGCAAAAGGCTCTCAACCTTTCCGAGGCGGGAAAAGTTGCAAAAAGTCAGATAGCCGAAAAGGTCAAGAAATTTCAGGGGACCATCGAAAGCAGACAAAATGAGCTGAAAAAGCTCAACCAGGAGATGGAAAAACAGAAAATGGTTCTTTCGGCCGAAGCCAAGGCTGAGAAGGAGCGCGATTACCAGCAGAAGATCAAGGACTATCAGCGCTTCGCCAAGGACGCCCAGGAAGAGCTGCAGCAGGAAGATGCCCAGGCCACTCGCAGCATTCTGGAAGATCTGTTCAAGGTGGTCAAGGATATCGGCAACAAGGGGAAATACACCATGATCCTGGAAAAGACCGAAAGCTCGGTTCTGTATGCGGATGATGCCATCAACCTGACCGACGAAGTCATTGCCGCATACAACAAGGTCTACAAAAAAGGCAAATAA
- the lpxD gene encoding UDP-3-O-(3-hydroxymyristoyl)glucosamine N-acyltransferase, which produces MKTLKELADLVGGSVSGDESLEIHRVAAIDSAQPGEITFLANPKYLPLLQTTRASAIIVRPEVDASGRNLLKCDNPYLAFAKVLTTLHVRPPEVRGIMPGACVDADARIAEGATVYPGCVVGKNAVVGTGTTLFPGVILYDDVSVGENCLIHAGVVIRERCRVGNRVIIQPGAVIGSDGFGYAPDGEGYFKIPQVGIVVLEDDVEIGANTCLDRAAMGETRIGRGTKVDNLVQLAHGVKVGEHSILVAQVGIAGSTTIGNRCTLGGQVGVAGHIKIGDRTMIGAQSGVANNIEGGQIYSGSPVIPHKDWLRASMTFAKLPEMRRELTRLRRQIEELEALVKEG; this is translated from the coding sequence GTGAAAACCCTTAAGGAACTTGCCGATCTGGTCGGCGGTTCGGTGAGCGGGGACGAGAGTCTCGAGATTCACCGGGTTGCGGCCATCGACAGCGCGCAGCCCGGGGAGATCACCTTTCTCGCCAACCCCAAGTATCTGCCGCTGCTGCAGACCACCCGGGCCTCCGCCATCATCGTTCGGCCCGAGGTGGATGCATCCGGGCGAAACCTGCTGAAATGCGACAACCCCTATCTGGCTTTCGCCAAGGTTCTGACGACGCTCCACGTCCGGCCTCCCGAGGTCAGGGGGATCATGCCCGGAGCCTGTGTGGATGCCGATGCGCGGATCGCCGAGGGGGCCACTGTCTACCCAGGTTGCGTAGTCGGCAAGAATGCGGTGGTGGGAACAGGAACGACCCTGTTCCCCGGTGTCATCCTCTACGATGATGTTTCCGTGGGAGAAAACTGCCTCATTCATGCCGGAGTCGTGATCAGGGAACGGTGCCGGGTCGGCAATCGCGTCATCATTCAGCCCGGTGCCGTGATCGGTTCCGATGGATTCGGATATGCTCCCGACGGAGAAGGTTACTTCAAGATCCCCCAGGTCGGCATCGTGGTCCTGGAGGACGATGTCGAAATCGGAGCCAATACCTGTCTGGACCGTGCGGCCATGGGGGAAACCCGCATCGGTCGCGGGACCAAGGTCGATAATCTGGTCCAGCTGGCCCATGGGGTCAAAGTCGGAGAACATTCGATCCTTGTCGCCCAGGTCGGCATTGCCGGAAGCACCACTATCGGCAATCGTTGTACCCTGGGAGGGCAGGTCGGTGTTGCCGGTCACATCAAGATTGGCGATCGAACCATGATCGGCGCCCAGTCCGGGGTGGCCAACAACATCGAGGGGGGCCAGATCTATTCCGGTTCCCCCGTCATTCCTCACAAGGACTGGCTGCGGGCATCCATGACATTTGCAAAACTTCCTGAAATGCGCCGGGAGCTGACCCGTTTGCGCCGTCAGATTGAAGAATTGGAAGCGTTGGTCAAGGAGGGTTAG
- the fabZ gene encoding 3-hydroxyacyl-ACP dehydratase FabZ, with protein sequence MELSTLDIMKILPHRYPFLLVDKIVELEVGTRAVGIKNVTINEPFFQGHFPGHPIMPGVLIIEALAQVGGVTASLNEKDADDKVTYFVGIDKARFRKPVVPGDVLRLEMNIINCRRGIYCFDGKAFVGQKLVAEAELKATFAPREQA encoded by the coding sequence ATGGAGCTTTCGACGCTGGATATCATGAAAATTCTGCCCCATCGTTATCCTTTCCTGCTCGTCGACAAAATCGTGGAGCTGGAGGTGGGGACCAGGGCGGTCGGGATCAAGAACGTCACCATCAATGAGCCGTTTTTCCAGGGTCATTTCCCCGGGCATCCCATCATGCCGGGGGTGTTGATTATCGAGGCACTTGCCCAGGTCGGAGGTGTGACGGCCTCCCTGAATGAAAAGGACGCCGACGACAAAGTGACCTATTTCGTCGGTATTGACAAGGCCCGGTTCCGAAAACCTGTGGTGCCGGGCGATGTGTTGCGTCTGGAAATGAACATCATCAACTGTCGTCGGGGCATCTATTGCTTTGATGGCAAGGCCTTCGTCGGACAGAAACTGGTTGCCGAAGCCGAACTGAAGGCGACTTTTGCGCCGCGGGAACAAGCCTGA
- the lpxA gene encoding acyl-ACP--UDP-N-acetylglucosamine O-acyltransferase: MIHNTAIVHENARIGKNVEIGPYAVIGEHVVIGDGTRIGAHTVIEGWTEIGRDNRIYQFASIGADPQDLKFSGEKSHLKIGDRNMIREFVTLHRGTTEGGGMTVIGSDSLLMAYSHVAHDCILGDRVILANAATLAGHVRIDEYAILGGLCAVHQFTRVGCHVMVSGGAMVTQDIPPYTIAQGDRAKTVGINQVGLKRRNFSEEAIRDIKQAYKLVFRSGLRMEDALAQIDAEMENSKEVAVFTAFIRESVRGVAR, translated from the coding sequence ATGATACATAACACAGCCATAGTTCATGAAAACGCCCGGATCGGCAAGAATGTCGAGATCGGCCCCTATGCCGTCATCGGCGAGCATGTCGTGATCGGCGATGGAACCCGCATCGGAGCCCATACGGTGATCGAGGGCTGGACCGAAATCGGACGGGACAACCGCATCTACCAGTTCGCATCGATCGGCGCCGATCCCCAGGATCTGAAGTTCAGCGGGGAAAAGTCCCACCTTAAGATCGGGGACCGCAACATGATCCGGGAATTCGTCACCCTGCATCGCGGGACCACCGAGGGCGGTGGCATGACGGTCATCGGCAGCGACAGCCTGCTCATGGCTTACTCGCATGTCGCTCACGACTGCATCCTCGGAGATCGGGTGATTCTGGCCAATGCAGCGACCCTGGCCGGTCATGTCCGCATCGATGAGTATGCCATCCTCGGTGGACTCTGCGCGGTGCACCAGTTCACCCGGGTCGGCTGTCACGTCATGGTCAGTGGCGGAGCCATGGTGACCCAGGACATCCCCCCCTACACCATCGCCCAGGGGGACCGGGCGAAGACCGTGGGAATCAACCAGGTCGGACTGAAGCGGCGAAATTTTTCAGAGGAGGCGATTCGGGACATCAAACAGGCCTATAAGCTGGTCTTCCGGTCGGGCCTGCGCATGGAAGATGCATTGGCCCAGATCGATGCGGAGATGGAGAACAGCAAGGAGGTGGCCGTTTTCACTGCATTCATTCGAGAAAGCGTGCGGGGGGTGGCGCGCTGA
- a CDS encoding Gfo/Idh/MocA family oxidoreductase → MNKFRAAVIGTGYLGRFHAQKYAALDEVELVGAVDIDREKAAAVAAETGTTAYRDYRDLLHSVDMVSIAVPTSAHFQVASDFLDAGCHVLLEKPITPTLDDADKLIALAKNRGLVLQVGHLERFNPAVLALQDELTRPMFVESHRLAAFRPRGTDVNVVFDLMIHDIDIILTMVHSPVKQISAVGVPILSDEVDIANARIEFENGCVANVTASRVSRQAMRKIRIFQSDAYFSIDYEKRKISVCRKGGAGIPVPGLPGIIIREKEFGDGDSLMAEIRSFLNAVKSGSPPVVSGEDGKRALELVLEISRKLGASRT, encoded by the coding sequence ATGAACAAGTTTCGGGCGGCCGTCATAGGCACGGGATACCTTGGCCGGTTTCATGCTCAGAAATATGCGGCACTGGATGAGGTCGAACTCGTCGGAGCCGTCGATATCGACAGGGAGAAAGCCGCTGCAGTGGCTGCCGAAACCGGGACAACGGCCTACCGGGATTACCGCGACCTGCTCCACAGCGTGGATATGGTCTCCATCGCGGTGCCTACATCCGCCCATTTTCAAGTGGCCAGCGATTTTCTCGATGCCGGATGTCATGTGCTCCTTGAGAAGCCCATCACACCGACTTTGGATGATGCGGACAAGCTGATCGCTCTGGCCAAAAATCGGGGTCTGGTGTTGCAGGTCGGCCATCTGGAACGCTTTAATCCCGCTGTCCTCGCCCTGCAGGACGAACTGACCCGCCCGATGTTCGTGGAATCCCACCGGCTTGCGGCCTTCCGGCCCCGGGGAACGGATGTCAATGTGGTATTCGACCTGATGATTCACGACATCGACATCATTCTCACCATGGTTCACTCCCCGGTCAAACAGATCAGCGCCGTCGGGGTGCCGATTCTGTCGGATGAAGTCGATATCGCCAATGCCCGGATCGAATTCGAAAACGGCTGCGTGGCGAACGTGACGGCGAGCCGGGTCAGTCGGCAGGCGATGAGGAAGATCCGGATTTTTCAGTCCGATGCCTATTTCTCCATCGATTACGAAAAGCGGAAAATCTCCGTTTGCCGAAAGGGCGGGGCCGGGATCCCGGTTCCCGGACTGCCCGGCATTATCATCCGGGAAAAGGAATTCGGTGATGGCGACAGTCTGATGGCCGAGATTCGCTCCTTTCTTAATGCCGTCAAGAGCGGAAGCCCGCCCGTCGTCAGCGGTGAAGACGGCAAAAGGGCGCTTGAACTTGTGCTGGAAATCAGCCGAAAGCTGGGAGCCAGCCGGACTTGA
- a CDS encoding DegT/DnrJ/EryC1/StrS family aminotransferase → MQIPMVDLREQFLQLQDEIEYGFRDVFDSMQCILGPNVTALEKEIAAFCGRRHAIGVASGTDALHLALLAAGIKAGDEVITSPFSFIATAEAICYTGARPVFVDIDPQTFNLDPDLVEAAVTDRTRAVVPVHLFGQPAALGPLLDICRRHGLRMVEDCAQSFGAEYRGKKTGAWGDAGCFSFFPSKNLGCYGDGGMIVTDDDALAASVRMLHNHGSRERYHHSVIGFNSRLDEVQAVVLRAKLKRVEQYNAARRRHAAYYTERLQQEGVRTPVEKTEGRHVYHQYTILCDRRGDLARALADQGIASAVYYPVPLHRQEALREYCGSQSLPIAELCADRVLSLPMYPELKEEQLERVCQAVCRFIRGASAEAAINAGKSFCREE, encoded by the coding sequence ATGCAGATCCCCATGGTTGACCTCAGGGAACAGTTCCTTCAGCTCCAAGATGAGATCGAATACGGTTTCAGGGACGTTTTCGATTCGATGCAATGTATTCTTGGGCCGAATGTAACAGCCCTGGAAAAGGAGATTGCCGCATTCTGCGGACGTCGCCATGCCATCGGCGTCGCCTCCGGGACCGATGCCCTGCATCTGGCTCTGCTGGCCGCTGGAATCAAGGCCGGGGATGAGGTCATCACCTCGCCCTTTTCTTTCATTGCCACTGCGGAAGCGATCTGCTATACCGGTGCGCGGCCGGTTTTCGTCGATATCGACCCGCAGACTTTCAATCTCGACCCCGATCTGGTGGAAGCGGCTGTGACCGACAGGACGAGGGCGGTGGTGCCGGTCCATCTTTTCGGACAACCGGCGGCCCTGGGGCCTCTGCTGGATATCTGCCGACGGCACGGATTGCGCATGGTGGAAGATTGCGCCCAGTCCTTCGGGGCTGAATACCGGGGCAAAAAGACCGGTGCCTGGGGAGATGCGGGGTGCTTTTCCTTTTTTCCCAGCAAGAACCTCGGCTGCTACGGGGACGGGGGAATGATCGTCACCGACGACGACGCTCTGGCGGCAAGCGTGCGCATGCTCCACAACCATGGCAGTCGCGAACGATATCATCACAGTGTGATCGGTTTCAACAGTCGGCTGGACGAGGTTCAGGCGGTTGTGCTGCGTGCCAAGCTCAAGCGGGTTGAACAGTACAATGCGGCCCGGCGCCGTCACGCCGCTTACTACACCGAGCGGCTGCAACAGGAAGGAGTCCGGACCCCGGTCGAAAAAACCGAAGGACGGCACGTCTATCATCAATACACGATACTCTGCGATCGGAGGGGAGATCTGGCCCGGGCGCTGGCGGATCAGGGCATTGCCTCGGCGGTCTATTACCCCGTGCCCCTGCACCGTCAGGAGGCTTTGAGAGAATACTGCGGATCCCAGTCCCTGCCGATAGCGGAATTGTGTGCTGACCGGGTCTTGTCCCTGCCCATGTATCCGGAATTAAAGGAAGAACAACTCGAGCGGGTCTGTCAGGCGGTTTGCAGATTTATACGGGGAGCATCGGCAGAAGCTGCGATCAATGCCGGAAAATCATTCTGCCGGGAAGAATGA
- the lpxB gene encoding lipid-A-disaccharide synthase → MVKSGTGKRTAMIVTGEASGDLHGGKLIEAAGRIDPDLTFFGVGGPCMRQAGCEIVLPAEDLAVMGFVEVLGHLPTLWRAFRKLRGLLYGDRRPDVLVLVDFQEFNLLLARAGRKAGIPVLFFVGPTVWAWRRGRVKHFARAVDRLAVIFPFEPDYYAGEDIEVRYVGHPLLDEVQVTCDRNRFLERIGLDPALPVVGLFPGSRKSELRYNLPTILETAAALRNRFPEVQFVMPVASSFNPEEIDHYLGDNPLAIRNLRENVYDVANACDAVLTVSGTVTLQVALVGTPMVILYRMAPLTYAVGRRVVKVPHIGLVNIVAGREIVREFVQQHAIAANLAQEIETILRDRQYNSAMRRNLEQVRALMGEPGCSERVAKMVIELSLCHANKEQQI, encoded by the coding sequence ATGGTGAAAAGCGGTACAGGAAAACGGACGGCCATGATCGTGACCGGGGAAGCATCCGGCGATCTGCATGGCGGAAAACTGATTGAAGCGGCCGGCAGGATCGATCCCGACCTGACATTTTTCGGGGTTGGAGGGCCGTGCATGCGACAGGCAGGATGCGAAATCGTCCTGCCGGCGGAAGACCTCGCCGTCATGGGGTTTGTCGAAGTCCTCGGCCATCTCCCGACCCTGTGGCGGGCTTTCCGAAAACTCAGAGGGTTGCTCTACGGAGACAGGCGCCCGGATGTCCTGGTCCTGGTCGACTTTCAGGAATTCAACCTGCTGCTGGCCCGGGCGGGGCGCAAAGCCGGGATACCGGTTCTGTTCTTTGTCGGCCCGACGGTCTGGGCCTGGCGAAGGGGGAGGGTGAAGCATTTCGCCCGGGCGGTGGACCGCCTGGCGGTCATCTTCCCCTTCGAGCCCGACTACTATGCCGGGGAAGACATCGAGGTCCGGTATGTCGGGCATCCCTTGCTGGACGAAGTTCAGGTAACCTGCGATAGAAACCGGTTCCTGGAGCGGATCGGCCTTGACCCGGCGCTGCCGGTGGTGGGGCTGTTCCCCGGCAGCAGAAAAAGCGAACTCAGATACAATCTGCCGACCATCCTGGAGACGGCAGCAGCGCTTCGAAACAGGTTTCCCGAAGTTCAGTTCGTGATGCCGGTGGCATCCTCTTTCAATCCCGAGGAGATCGACCACTATCTGGGGGACAACCCCCTGGCCATCCGGAACCTGCGGGAGAATGTCTACGACGTGGCCAACGCCTGCGACGCCGTCCTGACCGTTTCGGGGACGGTGACGCTCCAGGTCGCCCTGGTCGGGACCCCCATGGTCATCCTGTACCGGATGGCGCCTCTGACCTATGCTGTCGGCAGACGGGTGGTCAAGGTGCCCCACATCGGTCTGGTGAACATTGTTGCCGGCCGGGAGATCGTGCGGGAATTCGTGCAGCAGCACGCTATTGCGGCAAACCTGGCGCAGGAAATCGAAACAATTCTTCGTGACCGTCAATACAACAGTGCCATGCGCCGCAATTTGGAGCAGGTGCGGGCACTCATGGGCGAACCGGGCTGTTCCGAACGGGTAGCAAAAATGGTCATCGAACTCAGCCTGTGTCACGCAAACAAGGAGCAGCAGATTTGA